One genomic segment of Triticum urartu cultivar G1812 unplaced genomic scaffold, Tu2.1 TuUngrouped_contig_5651, whole genome shotgun sequence includes these proteins:
- the LOC125529511 gene encoding splicing factor 3B subunit 2-like — MKIAELKQICNRPDVVEVWDATASDPKLLVYLKSYRNSTCPKALVSKEEILAGMLQLPGSKVLVGKRGIEKQPFQLPDFIAATGIEKIRQAYIEKEDSKKLKQKQRERMQPKMGKMDIDYQVLQDAFFKYQTKPKLTSHGDLYYEGKEFEVKLREMKPGMLSRELKEALGMPEGAPPPWLINMQRYGPPPSYPSLKIPGLNAPIPPGATFGYRPGEWGKPPVDEHGRPLYGDVFGILQLDEPNYDEEPVDRSKHWGDLEEEEEEEDDDEEEEEEELMEDEDMEAGMQSVDTMSSTPTGVETPDVIDLRKQQRKESERPTDKQLYQVLEQKEEKIAPGTLYGSSHTYVVGAQDKAGVKRVDLLKNQKSDKVDVTIHPEELEVMDDVLAAKYEEAREEEKLRNQKEDFSDMVAENASKRKRKHEKDGKSSKKKDFKF, encoded by the exons GTTTGGGACGCGACTGCATCAGACCCCAAGTTACTTGTCTATCTGAAGTCTTACAGGAACAGTACCTGTCCCAAGGCACTGGTCTCAAAAGAGGAAATTCTTGCAG GGATGCTGCAACTTCCTGGGAGCAAGGTCTTGGTG GGTAAGAGAGGTATCGAAAAACAACCTTTCCAACTTCCTGACTTCATTGCTGCAACTGGAATAGAAAAAATTAGACAG GCATATATCGAGAAAGAGGATAGCAAAAAGTTGAAGCAGAAGCAGCGGGAGCGTATGCAGCCAAAAATGGGCAAGATGGATATAGATTATCAG GTTTTACAGGACGCCTTCTTCAAATATCAAACAAAACCAAAATTGACTAGTCATGGTGACCTTTACTACGAAGGAAAAGAGTTTGAG GTCAAACTCAGGGAAATGAAGCCAGGTATGCTGTCCCGAGAACTTAAAGAAGCTCTTGGTATGCCAGAAGGTGCACCGCCTCCATGGCTTATAAACATGCAG AGATATGGTCCTCCGCCCTCATATCCTTCACTGAAGATTCCTGGTCTGAATGCCCCAATTCCTCCTGGTGCTACTTTTGGTTACCGGCCCGGGGAATGGGGAAAGCCTCCTGTGGATGAG CATGGACGCCCCCTCTACGGAGATGTTTTTGGTATCCTACAGCTGGATGAACCTAATTATGAT GAGGAGCCTGTTGACCGCAGCAAGCATTGGGGAGActtggaggaggaagaggaggaggaggatgatgatgaggaggaagaggaggaggaactAATGGAAGATGAAGACATGGAAGCTGGCATGCAGTCTGTCGACACCATGTCAAG CACTCCCACTGGCGTGGAAACACCTGACGTCATTGATCTTCGGAAGCAACAGAGGAAAGAGTCTGAAAGGCCAACAGATAAGCAGTTATACCAG GTTCTTGAGCAGAAGGAGGAGAAAATCGCACCTGGAACCCTCTATGGATCAAGCCACAC GTATGTGGTTGGGGCACAGGATAAAGCTGGGGTTAAAAGG GTTGACCTTCTCAAGAATCAAAAGTCCGACAAAGTGGACGTCACCATACATCCCGAGGAGCTTGAAGTTATGGATGATGTTCTGGCAGCCAA GTATGAAGAAGCCCGGGAGGAGGAGAAGCTCCGGAACCAGAAGGAAGACTTCAGCGACATGGTGGCGGAG AACGCGAGCAAGAGGAAGAGGAAGCACGAGAAGGACGGGAAATCTTCCAAAAAGAAGGACTTCAAGTTCTAG